The window GGGTGGTCTATGTCAACGCGGACAGCGAGAACCTGCGCGCGGCTCCGGCCGGGCAGATCATTGGTAAGGTAAATCGCGGTACGCCACTGGAAGTGGTGGAAGAGACCGACAAATGGATGCGCGTGCAGGTCACCGCTTGGATCTGGAAGGCCTCCGTCAACTATACGCGGTCCTTCGACAAGACCACTGCCCTCAGGGCGCTGCACATCCTGGTGAAGACTAAGGCAGAGGCCGAGGACATCCTCCGCCAGCTTCGCGAGGGTGCAGACTTTGCCGAATTGGCAAAGAAGAGGTCCATCAGTCCCACCGCGGCCTCAGGTGGGGATCTGGGCTACTTCGACCCCCAGGACTTTGACCCTGCCTTTGCCCAGGCCATCACTGCGCTCAAGGTGGGAGAGATCAGCGACATCGTAGAGACGAAGATCGGCTTTTCCATCTTCAAGCGGCTGAAGTGAAGGCGAACCGAGGCCTTCCGAGCGCAAGGGGTGAGCTCAGCACACGACCTGCGGCAGGTCTGGACAGGTGGCGGCTTGTCGTCTGTCAACGCAAGTGGCCGAACCGCCAAGATGATGAGCAGAACGCCGACTTTTTTGAACTGACTGAAATTTTTGACCTGGCCAGGCAAGAGCTTCCCAGTGGTGTCGTGGTCGGGCTGGTGGAGGAGTTGGGCGGGGGTGAGGGCA of the candidate division KSB1 bacterium genome contains:
- a CDS encoding peptidylprolyl isomerase, with product MTGKRLIPWSVLALTVILATQGWAQRVGRVVYVNADSENLRAAPAGQIIGKVNRGTPLEVVEETDKWMRVQVTAWIWKASVNYTRSFDKTTALRALHILVKTKAEAEDILRQLREGADFAELAKKRSISPTAASGGDLGYFDPQDFDPAFAQAITALKVGEISDIVETKIGFSIFKRLK